The DNA region CCCGGATCACGATGTCTGCCCCGGGCCGGACGCGCTGCAGCTCGTCGCGGCACACCGCCTTCAACCGCCGGCGAACGGTGTTGCGGACAACGGCGGAGCCGACCTGTTTGCTGACGATGAAACCGAACCGCGCTGCGCGATCCTCGCCGGACGCATTCACATACGTCACCGTGTGCGTGCTCGCACAGCGAGCCCCCCGACGGACGACGGCCTTGTAATCCGCTCCGCGGGTGAGTCGGTTCGGCCTTGCAAGCACCTCTAAAGGGTCAAGCAGACAGCTCGGTGCGCCCCTTGGCGCGGCG from Microbacterium sp. zg-B185 includes:
- the rnpA gene encoding ribonuclease P protein component codes for the protein MLARPNRLTRGADYKAVVRRGARCASTHTVTYVNASGEDRAARFGFIVSKQVGSAVVRNTVRRRLKAVCRDELQRVRPGADIVIRALPSAATADFAALRAEVSRCIARRAA